In Camelina sativa cultivar DH55 chromosome 17, Cs, whole genome shotgun sequence, the genomic stretch AATTGAGGAAAGAACCAATGTCATGGACTCATGGGCAAATGACATTGGCAGTGTCGGGTTGATCTTTTATATAGGATACAACTCTCATCGATTAAGCGTCTTTGCTAGCTTGCCAAGGAATCCCCACCTTTAGCTACGTAGCTCGACCCGATCTCTCTTCTTAACATGAAttttatgcttattttttgTAGCTTTTATTTATCCTTACATTCATATTTCCATCATTTCATGACTTTAGTTTTCATTGTATGTTCTGATAGGAAAATAAATATGGAATCAATCCTCCGCATGGACCTCCAGCAATTGAGAAAGGAGCCAATGTCATGGACTCATGGGAAAATGTCATTGGCAGTGTCGGGTTAATCTTTTATATAGGATCAACTCTCATTGATTAAGCGTCTTCGCTAGCTCGTCTAGTTAGATCCCTTCCCAAGGCATCCTGCCTTTAGCTAGGTAgcttttgctttcttgttttgttttgttgtaatcataagcataaattgtttaaagttGCACCAACGATAAATTTTTTGCCAAGTGGTtagattctttttcatattctatGATTATCTTCTTAGGTCATCTCCAACccatatttctatttttttcttcaaaatggaGTAACTCTATTATGGAGTTGGGTTTTACTCCAACCATACTCCattttggagtaaaaaataGAGCTCTCCAAATTGTAGTGTAAAGACAAAAAAGAGGTCtccaaatatagagaaaaaaatggagatctcTATTTTGGAGATGGGTTGGAGTAAAATTGACTCCAAACTCTATTATGCAGATGGAAATGGAGATGGGTTGGAGTTGGTCTTAATCTTTTAATTGTGTTAAtgtagaaaaataaactaatgatttttttctctttcattcaaaaaatatatatattttttgtttattgtagGATCTGAAAAACTgttcaacaaattttttttcttatactaCATGAAGGAAGAAATGAACCCCATTCCCTGTTTTTGAAGGCGCCCGACATGAGTTCCAAgcccaaaaaatatttggtgttgatgatgaaaGAGGTAGCTCATGTATTGAGATAGAATATGATCAATATATGCTTTCATACTTTCAGATTTTATAGCATTTTCGAATTTTTGACAGAAGATGGATTAAGACCATCTTATTCTATCATTAGTAAGAAACTTTGATTGTGCCAGTATGTATACGTTGATTTCTCTCTAACCTAAAGCCTAAAGTTTTTTCTCGCCGTCATCTTGCTCGCCTCTCCGGTGTTCGGTTTTGACCGGCGCTGTGAGAGGGCCaccacatttttcttttcagctCAGGTTCTGGCACTTGTGTGAATCGACAAGCCTCTGAAGTGCCCTGAAGCTCGCCATGAAGGGGAGTAGTTCCGCTGCGTGTGACGGCCACCTCGTGGTGTTGACGGCACTCCTCCGTTCGACTCTCTTCGCTAGTCGACGGCTTAAGTTTCGACGGAGATCCAGCGTTTTTATTTGCGTCTCACGACGTCGACCAGCGAGGGTCTGTTTCAGATCTACTCCTCCTCCTTCGCAAACCCTGCGTTGGATTCAAGCCCTGCACCACGTTGCTGCGGCGTGGCGTCTCCTTCTCTTTGGGTTTCTCAATTTTCAAGTCTCTGCTTGGAATCGGCCGTGTCGACTTGCAATTTCCGGTGGTTGGGCTTATCTCCGATGGGATTTCTTGCTGGTTGACGGCATTGTTCCTGACGTTTGTTGCCCATGTCCCCTCCGTGTGGATCGTCTCGTCTGTCGGAGCTGATGGAATCGAGTGGTCTTCATTGATTGCTCTTGCTTCCCTCCTTCAGATAGGTTTCAGGGCACCGCTGCCTCACGACTTCAATCTGATCTCTAACTTTGATGATTTAGCTTGCCTTCACGATGAGATCTTTCTGTTTGCATTTTCTGCTAGAGGATAGCTGATAGACTCCTAAAGAGGAAtctgctcccaagaacacactcgcaAGGTTTGAAAGATGATTCAGACGGATTGATGATGAACGAAGGGACGAAGATGCAATAGATCGatcaaatggaaggtgaagggGTGGTTTATGCAGCGGATCGAAAGAGATAGAATGGTGAAATGATGCAGCGGATGAAAAAGGGATTGAAATGaacttctaagagagatggaaatctcttagacttcaggctcgaATTCAACTTAGATATCACacactaagaagaaaacaagttgagaagatattacacacttctcagatcaaacaagtaaaagaaaggttttagattaaaatgtttgatgagaaacaaatgagagaTACAAGGAGTTTAAATAGAAGAAGgggaacgaagaagaagagtctagAAGGAGAAAAGGTCGAGCTCATGCAAGAGTCCATactcatgcaagctcatgcataaagtcttggaaattacaaagcaataaatgcaaagagATAGAAAGAAAATGGGTCAAAGCCTTTGTGGGGAACCTTGGACCACGAATTGGGCTGGCAAAGGggcttgaaaatgttacttaggcctcattaaaaaccttgtcaagaaaacccaatgggacaaaacttgaccaagggaaaaagagcaccaaagcaacactttaccctttaccgagcaccttgagctgtgagcttGGTGAAAGTGGTTTGAGCcacgtcttctagcttcttgtccagctccttgaGTAGTTCACTaatggcttggttgaacctcctttaccgtgaccttgttataggacccgCCGGGACGATCAGTGCTTCCTCCACTGGTATAAGCTgttcctccggtgcttcctctggttcaagctgctcctccaatGCTTCCTCTAGTTCGAGCTTATCCTCACGTCCATGTTCGTTGGTCGAGCTTTCCATGTTCTCATCAACAGCTTTCAGTTTTTGTAAGAGGGTGCCCATGTTTGAAGCGTCAAGTGTATGGCATCGTCTCGGTTCTCAGATTATGACTTTCGTAGCTACGGTGTTGTTGAATTTTGGTGATGGTATAGCTTCCGGTGGAGGCTAAATTGCTGTCTCATTTGTTGACGTCACTAGTATTTATTAGCTTGTTGATTATGCTTCAAGGCCTGGTTTTGAATGTGTCTAACTATTGCGGTTGCTTTGAGTTGAAGTTAGTATTGCGATGAGTTCTCgcctttggttgtttttttttatttgtactcTAGAGGAGCTTGTAAGACCGATGGTGTTCGATGTGGTTATGAGTAGCTTAAATCATGCTCTGCGCTAGCCGACTTCAGGGAATGAACTTGGTATAGGGAGCTCACATCGTTCGTAGGATTCTGTTCGTGAGGTTCCATTTTGGGAAAGCTCATGGATTTGATTGACGATTCGCTCTCACATGATGCGGGAGGAGTATGTGATCGAGGACTTTGAGTTTCTGCCGTTGACAGCTCATCCTCGGACCTCCAGTGAAAAGCTTCTAGTGGTAAGAGTCGAGCGCAATTTGGTGTTTTTAAGTTGCAGTCAACCTTCTACTTCAGCTACTTATCTAGGAAGAACTTCAAAATCGTATCGCTTCATCTACCTCCTTCAGCTTCAACACGTTGGTTGAGTGGATGGACCGAAATTTGTATACTATAATTTATGCTTCcatgtttttacctttttttttgccatgggACCATTTGTAtaggtttataatttttgattgtAAAcctgaactgttttcattttaatgaaatatttacattcttagaaaaaaaaaatagagctcTGTAATCAGTTTGCATTGCAGAAGTGACTGAGAATATTGCTCCATATGTGGGATGGTCAGGTATGCTTCCAGGATTGTATACACCGTCAATTTTGAAGTAGTCTGCTAGTTTCAAAGGGGTGTCTTTTGGATAAAATGATGCACTATTCACGGTGTATCGTTGCTTGCCTTTGATCTGTCCAGCAGAGTTAGCAAGTCTGATCGTTCGAGTGATCTTTATCTTATCATAGTGGTATGAACCTTGTGGGTTTGGCCTTGGTCCACTTGCTGTAAGGTTGGTCCTACAAGACACACGAAAAAAGAGCTAGGAAACGTTTTTGCACCATGAAGTGAGCAAAATCAGCTATAGTACTTGTCACTGAATCCaagaattaatataaaaaatacctGATGGATCGTGTTTGGTCAAAAGACCACTTCAACTGAGTTGGTCCATCTGAAACAGGTCCAGCAGAATTACTGTAATGAAGAACACCCGTAGCGGTGAGGATCTTCGAGGTAAACCTACTAGAGATCACAAGATAATAAGAACCGAGTAAGATTGACCAACGTGAACATCAAGCGAAGAGAAGGCCGTCTGAATAGTGTGTGTTCCTTCGACCTCAATTAACTTCATCATGTGGTTTTTGATTCGGAAGTTGAGAGAGTTCTGTAATCCCACATTTGATATTCTAAGTCTATATGTTTTACctacaaaaaaagtttcacaTCATAATTAACTTATCAATACTATATATTGTTAGAAAATCACCAAGAAACAAGCGAGACAAAAGAAGTGATGAAAGAGCAAAACCTGGTTAAACGTTTAGGGTGGCGCACGCCACTACCGCGACCATTGATGAGAATTCCATCTGGTAAATAAAGATTTCCACCATTATCGAGCTGTGCCCTCAAATCCTACAAGGAGAGAGATTACAAAACTTAATTCAAAATTCCAACAAGTAACAATGTTTAGgtatcccctttataataaaacggaagtacacaacattgttttgtagactatataattttaataaattggttacaaataggctatagattaattgatagattaattggttacaaattaaatagtgggtgtaactttaatttatttccgaaaattttaaagagagtattctaaaaaatcatttgatatcatctacttaccatattaatttcctttattaaattattcatccatattaaaaaaaattttgatatctaacttaacatattaagtTAAGATGTTAAGTTAAGATTTgcacacaaacaaatttttttttttatcaaaacatgtactattttcttttatacAATTTTCCAATTAAAGTAGAgtattaaaatagataaataaaagtacattttattatttttgttattttttaaaaatcaatgcAGATACAATCTAATCTACTACTATATAATAGGTTACCTTTCCCAATAAgatcattttaaaaatctgtcaaaatagaaaaataatgaattccAAAATATAGTGGATTTTAGAAGTCATGATTTAATAATGATCAAAAATTTTGATGGATTTTAGGAGTAATATCTATTACACAAATTATTCATAAATGCATTATTACAATATACTCTATTTGTTCCATAAAGAGtatcattttgacacatttcacacaaattaaaaaattttgaattatacatgtttatcccatttaataaatagttaatgaattaaattcaatgaaaaCAGCTTTGGGTTTAAGggtaaaacagaaaatttagcattaaaacactttttgaaatgtaaaatgacattttttgtgagaaaaaaaaatatctctaaaatGATATTATTTGTGAAACTGAGGGAGTATAAAGTACTACGATTTAATCAGGCATTTTGAATTATttgtgtaaaatatttaattaggCATTTTCATTTAAAGATCttatggaagaaaaataaaaatgtcttaatcctttgtatatattaatagttAAGCATTCTCTGAAAAATGTTGATGTGTCCTCgccaaaatttaagaaattattttttaatttgcctttagttaagaaatatatatatatatatatatatatatatattatagcatcTCGGCTTGATTCATCATAATATATTTGACGTCAATATAATTCCAGATATATTATTGTGACTGTTATTCACCTGCAAAGATATATTTGTTGTTCGGATTTAACCCATCAGGAGACCACATAAATTTCTGTGGTTCAAAAGTTTTAGTAAACAAGATAGCCTCAAATTagtcaaaattcaaaaatattttaaacactaattttTCTACTTAAtcatgaataaacaaaaattcctaaaaGCCTGGTGATAAGAAAATGCAAATCCAAAAATAGCAATCTAAGTGTATAAATAATATTGCAAGCACCAAAGCAATTTAACACaagaaaaatagaatcaaaacatctaaaaataaaaacaatgaaacaTCTCTTagtttttctaattgtttatggCCAATGCACCATTATATTCGCGCGCGAAAACAAGCTCAATATATGGAACAATCTCGATCCCAATCACAAACACACAACCCTCTTTGTGCATTGTAAATCTGGAAGTATCGACAAAGGACCACAATATGTGCCGTATGGAAAATTATATCAATTTCCTATCAAAGAGACCTGGCTACGTAATACGCTTTTTTGGTGTACTTTTAGACATGGGCCTAACTATAAGTTTGAACAAAAATTTGATGTGTATAAATCCAGATCCCAAAGAGTACCTCAGGGAAGCATATATGAATGGATAGTTAAGGAAGATGGAATTTATTTTAGGATAAATAGCGCTCCAATCCATAAGGTGCATAATTGGAAGTTAACAGGTGCATAATTGGAAGTTAACATAATACATGTTATGTTGGTATCAATCTTATAGAACAAATACTGAAGCTCGTCAAAAACTCGATTATGAAGTAAATTTTGTAAAGTtatgtaaaccaaaaaaatatactttagatctctaacattattattttaagcatattttcctttctttctttaatttttgtacACATTTAGTcaatgcaaaatatataatgtatcGATCGTAAATTTATAATAGTTATGTAACatttctattatattattttaattttttttatggtattTTAAATAAGATAATGATTTACATCTTACAAAATTTCTAGAAAATACAAGAATCTCTTTAGTCGTACCGGtggataaaaaaatttctacacCAAAGACTGGTTTTGATTGTCAgatattacaaattattaatgattaatATAGACAAacttgttaggaaaaaaaattgtagtgtATATAGAATTCTAACCCAAAACTAATAAACAATCGTGGGTTTGAccaataaactttaaatattttttttgtgcaaagtaTATATTACTTGAAATCATTTTCACTTATAATTTGAAACATTTTAATAAGAAGATCATCCTCCTATTATTAACTCGGAAGTACATTTGCCAAAGTAACctattatttataagatttacataattaaattcttaccatttgaataaatatcataaattgaagttattatttgaaatatatttattttaagttaCTATTTGACATTAGTAGCTTTTTTACAACCATATGAAATTCACAAACGAgtgtatgaaatatatattcatcattTCACGTGTTGTGCCACTgatttaatcttatatatctcaattttatatatacttaatttaaatttaatataatatgtataGGTTTACATAAACCATCTTTGAACGATCACTTTATGTTATATTTCTCCTAATTTTGCTCTGATCATATAATCAATTTTGATCTTTTATTGATTTTACATGTTCTAAATATAATGTGCTGTGTATGATAGAATAAATTATGATCTTCAAACAATGGATTAAATATAGAATGTCAAAATTATATGATAAGATGATTTAAAAGGAATTGCaatgtataacaaaaaaaatcctttaaTTCAAAAACTAATTATACTAACTACATATCTATCATATTCTatgtatattatgtattattatcaaatttatCCTCATCTTCTCCACCTCCACCACTACTATCCCTTTACCACCACCGCCGCAACCTCCGACTGCCGGCCACCGCCGTAACCTTCGGCTACTGGCCACCGCCACTTCCAGCCACCGCCGCAACCTCTGACCGTCACCAGTGTCGCAACCTTTGGCCACCGCCACCTCTGGCCATCGGCCACCGCTTCCTCCGGCCACCACCATCCTCCTCTACCACCACTACCATCAAAATGTTAAAAGTGTAATTTTAACTACCCATAACTCTATtctcttaatttaaaaaaatatgtgctatattctttattttatttatcattttggtTATCACACAAATTGGCCTATGA encodes the following:
- the LOC104756529 gene encoding pumilio homolog 15-like, coding for MKHLLVFLIVYGQCTIIFARENKLNIWNNLDPNHKHTTLFVHCKSGSIDKGPQYVPYGKLYQFPIKETWLRNTLFWCTFRHGPNYKFEQKFDVYKSRSQRVPQGSIYEWIVKEDGIYFRINSAPIHKVHNWKLTGA